The following is a genomic window from Thiomicrorhabdus sp..
TTCAGCAAGACCATGATGGATATGCACTGCATAGAAACGATCGTGGGTAACAGAAGATGAATGCAAAAGGTGTAATAGGACGCTGGAATCCAGACCTCCGCTATAGGCAAGAGCAAAACGGGTATCAGCAGGCAGCCGTTTGATAAAATCGGAAAACGACTGCTCAAGGGAAAGAACTTCGGCAGGCTTCAATTCGTCCACGAGAGAAAGCCTGTATTCAAGAGGAATTACTGGATTTCAAAGTTTCCGTAATCCATATAACGCTGGTATCGATTGCCGACCAATTCTTCGATCGGAGCTTGCTTCAGGTTATTCAATTGCGCAATCAAAGCGTTTTTAACGTTTTTAGCCGTTTGTTCGGGATTTCTATGGGCTCCACCCAATGGCTCGTCAATAATTTCATCAACCAGACCAAGAGATTTTAAGCGAGTGGCGGTAATACCAAGCGCTTCCGCTGCATCCGCTGCATTCGCTGCATTTTTCCATAAAATAGAAGCGCAACCTTCCGGGGAAATCACCGAGTAAGTGCTGTATTGCAGCATCATAGTAACGTCGCCGACACCGATGGCCAAAGCCCCTCCCGAACCGCCTTCACCGATAACTGTACAGATAATCGGCACTTTCAATTCGGCCATTTCAATCAAGTTACGGGCAATCGCCTCACTTTGTCCGCGTTCTTCCGCATTGATCCCCGGGTAGGCTCCCGGAGTATCAATAAAGGTCACAATCGGCAAGCCGAAACGTTCCGCCATTTTCATCAGGCGCAAGGCTTTACGGTAGCCTTCCGGTCTCGGCATCCCAAAATTACGGCGAATCTTCTCTTTGGTATCACGCCCTTTTTCCTGAGAGATTACCATGACTGGCTGCCCTTCAAGACGCGCAAGTCCGGCAACAATAGCTTCATCGTCGGCAAAAGCGCGATCCCCGTGCAACTCCTTAAAGTCGGTAAAAATCTGTGCGATATAATCCAATGCATAAGGACGCTGGGGATGACGGGAGACCCTGGCGATCTGAACATCACTCAATTGACTGAAAATGGTTTTGGTTAGATTTCTACTCTTTTCTTCAAGTGCCGAAATTTCCTGCAACAGATTCATATCTTCGCCATCCAGATGGCGAAGCTCTTCAATTTTGGCTTCCAACTCCGCAATCGGCTGTTCAAAATCTAAAAAATCCAATTTCATTCCGTCTTTCCGTTATTCTATAGATAGTATTAAAAGTATCGGCTATTCTAGCATTCTTTGCCCGGGTTTGCGGTGAAATTCATCCTTTCCCCGGCTTCTCAAACGAATCCCGACACCCGAACGGGATTACCGCAAAATCCAGCATTCCTTTAAGAGTCTTGACTTGAGATTTAAGGATGACGGCGTACAATGCGCAGCGAAGATTAAAGCCCAATTTTTACCAAAAAGAGATATCACAAAATGCAATCAAATTTAACCAAGCTTTTCCTCCTGACCGGCATGACGGCACTTTCTTTTTCCGTATCTGCCGTTGAAACGGATCTTGATTACGGTTTGAGCGGCTCTGGTGAACTCGGCTTCACCAATAACAGCGGTAACACCGAAAGTACGGTTTTATATGCCGGTTTAAAAGGCAAGTACGTTCAGCCCGTTTATGAAATTCGCTCACTTCTGGAAGCGCATTATCAAAGCGAAGACAGCGTACAAACACAGGAACGCTACCTTCTGGATGTTCAGGGGAATCGCTTCTATTCACGTGACCGCGGTTATTACAGTTACATTGGAGCGCGTTTCGAGAAAAGCCGTTTTGAATTTATTGACCTTGACGCCGTCTACTCTTTGGGTCTGGGTAAAGACCTTTTCCGCACCGAACAAACCAAAGCAACGGGGGAAGTCGGTATCGGTTATCAAGTGACCGATTACAGCCGCTCGACTACTCAGAGAGATACGGACCAACTGATCGGCCGGCTGAAAATCGACCTGGACCATCAATTCAATGAAATTTCCGCCTTCCATCAGGACATTACACTGATCACGGGTTATGATCAATCGAAGGTCGAAAGCAACACCGGCCTGAAGTTCAAACTGGCCGATCAGCTTAAGCTGTCAGCCAGTTACAAATACCGTTATAACAGCAAGCCGGCATCCGGCAGTAAGGATGTCGACACTCAAACCATCCTGACCTTGATTTACGATTTCTAAGCCCGATATCAAATCAAAGATCCAATACTGATGCATGCAGGAGTGCTGAATTCAGCACTCCTGTGCCTAAAGCATCAATCATCGAAACACCGATAATCGAAGTACATCAAATAACCGATAAACACCGGTCACATCAGCATAGATTCCTTATGCCCCTTCAAGCTGCGGTAAATTTCCAACATTGCCTGATGACGCTTGCTATTGGTAAAAATCGCCTCGCCAAGATCTGCCGACCAGAAGATTTCCTCACCATTCAGATTTTTTAGCGCTTTTGCGCTCAAATCGCTGCCGAATAGAGGCGCCAGACCGCTGTGCAGTTCCTCGCCTTCTTGAGCGCATTCCAAGGCATAGACCAATGCCTGATAGACGGGAAACCACTGGCTTTCAGCTGAAATAAAATAACCGATATCACGACCAAGATCGAGTGCGTCTTCCTGCTCGACAGCCGCAAGACAACACCAGAATTTCAGTTGAATCACATTCAAATGCGCCCAGAAACTTTCTGGATCCGGCATTAAACCGATAATGGAAACAATCCCCTGATGATCACTGTATCCGACCTCGTCAAGCCAGTCGACCAGTTGCATGAAGTTCTGTTTTTCCGGCAGCTCGATCAGCATCCGGCGCAGATGTCGTCCCTGATTCTGATTCGAATGCAGCAGTTCGTCGGCAGGATAGACTTCCGACATGCCCGGCACAATGATCCGACAGGTTTCAAAACCGAATTGAGTATAATTAGCGCTATAGACCTCATAACCCAATTCGTGAACTGTCCGGCATAAAGCCGCCCATTGCTGACCCGTGTCGCCGGAAAAATCCCATGGCGTGAATTCATAATCATAACGATCACTGATAAAACGCGCATGGATCCAGCCGCTGGAGTCGATAAAATGGTTCTCAAGATTCTCGGCCGAGGCGACGGCTTCTTCGTCAAATACCGGTAACTGAAAACCATCCAATTCACCAAGCTTTCTTCCCTGAAGAGACTCGGTTAAGGTACGCTCCAGAGCGACTTCGAACATCGGATGGGCGCCAAACGAAGCAAAGCACCGCCCATATCTCTGCTCAAACAGCGTTACATTCACTACCGGAAAACGACCACCTAGCGAAGCGTCTCTGACAGAGACGTCAATTCCTTCTTCTTTAAGGGCGCGAATCGCTTCGCAGACATTCGGATATTGTTCAAGCACGGAATCCGGTATTTCGGGCAGACAGAGATTTTCCTGCAAAATGGTGTTTTTCACCCAGCGTTCGAAGATTTCCGACAAGCCCTGAACCTGAGCTTCCAATGCAGTGTTTCCCGCCGACAAGCCGTTACTGGCATAGAGATTACTCAACAGATTCATCGGAAAGTAGACCGTTTCTCCACTGGATTCGGCAAGCATCGGAAGCGCACGAATAAAAGGACTGTGATCATTAAAACTCAGCAGGTCGTCCCAGTTCAGCTCATGCTGTTCGTCATAAAGCTTCCATAAACCGGGCGTCAGACATAAACGCCAATCGTCTTCATCAAACCGCTTTTCCTGAGGGTAATAGAGCCACTCATCCTGCTGCTCCATCAACCAGTAGTCGGAGAAAAAATAATTGGTTGATAAGCGCTCAAGAAACTCCCCTAGGGCACTGGCCAGGGTTGCTTTTTCGCTGGCCCCTTTTCCATTTGTAAACAGACCTGGACAGTGTTCATCGTAAATATGCAATGAATGAATATAAGGCACCGGATTCAGATGTGCTTTGTCATTAATGCGGAACCCCAGCCCCTGAAGAATTGACTGCATCCGTGCAATCGAACTTTCCAGACACTCGTCTTTTCCCTTGATATAAGTTAACTCACTCATTTTTCACTCCGTTATAGCGTCCTGCCCACTTTAGTTCATCAAGGAGCAAACACCTATAAATTTCGATTATGCAATAAATTGGTTCTTCGCATGAACAAGTAATTTTTACTCCAATTCATGCGGGAAAATCAGTAGAATCGATTCTGACCCATTCCTTTACTTTGAGGCTATTTTTATGAAAAACAAAACTCTTCCGCTGGTATTAGGATTAACACTGATATCCTCCTTAAGCGTTGCGGCCCCTCATCCCGGCAAAGAACTTCATGAAGCTGCCGATTGCATGAAATGCCATACCGCCAAACCTTACAGTCCGGAAAAAACCACCAGTTTTCCCAAACTGGTAAAAATGGTCGGATTCTGCAACGATAACCTTAACGTCGGCATGTTCGAAGACGAAGTCGAACAGCTTGCTGATTATCTGAACCAGACCTACTATCATTTCCCGAAATAAGGTTGAAAAATTTTCATCCGCACACAAAATTAAGGCCCTTTCATCAGGGCCTTTTCATTATGCTCGCTTATGGTATTTCAGTACCGTGTTCTTATTTATCCCGTTGCAAATTGGCAAGCTGTTGCTTCAGACGGTCGATTTGATCCTGTCCGGCACGCTCGATGCCTTCTTCGTATAGCTGATTCTGCGCATCGGAGATTGCCTTATCAATCGCATGGATCAAAAAATACTCACGGGTACTTTGATTAATGCTTTTCCAATCGCGCTCTTTGCTTTTCCAAAGTGTTTGCAGACGTGAATCCTCGGCAAACAGTTCGCGGATATGTGCCAGCAACCGGTTTAAATGCGGTATGGTTTCAAACGCATAATACGGTCGACTGTTTTCTCCATAAAAACTCTGTCGATCCAGAATGGCAATATCCAGTGCCGGCCATAAGGCTTCAAGACCAACTGCCTTGGCTTCTCGCTTGGCATTTTCCAGGCGATCCACCGTCATCATCGGCGCATCCGATTCCCAGCGCCCGAAAGCAATCGCCAGATTATACCGCTCGATGAAGTAGTGCTTGCCATAATCCAGTTTTAGTACATCCTTGGCCTTAACGACATAATCCAGATCAGCATTATCCAAGCTGGTGGTATCTTTCCAGGCTTGCCAGCCATTGCCCAGCCCCTGATCTTGTCCAGTACCAGGATCACCCTTCAACATCGGAACACAAGACAGACCATAGTCGTGGCCATGAACATATTCAGACACGGAAATGCGATAATCCCCATTCGGCATTACCTTCAGGATATTGCCGATAATAAATGCATCACTGTCGATATCGGCCGCGGGAAAGCCCACAAATATCGTTTCCCCCACCTTGAAATCGGCAGCTTGAAGCGAACCGTGCCAACCCATGCTTAACACGACCAAACCGACATTGAGCGCTTTAAATCCGCGCCATGTTTCTATAAAAAGCCCACTCATTTTTTTCAGCATTATTTGTTGTCCTTTAAACCGGGAAGATTATTCCCAAGAGATGCGAATCCATACAATGACCGCTTATGATAAAGCAACCACCGATTCGGTGTCTTGAAGAACCTTGACAATCCGCTCGTTCAAGCCGGTGTTTTCACCGCCAGCACATCGCATTTAGACTGTTGCATAACGGCATTGGTTGTCGAACCAATCAGGCGTTTCCAGCCTGTCACCCCGTGATACCCCATCACGATTAAGTCGGCGGAAGACTGTTCGGCATATTCCAGAATTTCAGTCGCCGGATACCCCTCCAGAGTCCGAAAGGCATCCGCCTTGTATCTCCGTGCCAGTTCGGCAAGTTTTTCCTCCGAACGGGAAACCCATTCAGCGGTAATTTCATCATCCCAGATACCAGGCATGCCCGTGACGGCGATGTCTTCCAGCACCGGATAAGTTGGCGCTTCCACAATATGAACCAAAGTCAATTGACTTGCCTCGTTCTGAATCAAAGCTCGGGCACGCATGATTGCCTGAATGCTGGACGGAGAGAAATCAACCGCAACCAGTACCTGTTGATAAAGCGCCATACTTACTTCTCCTCTTTAAAAGCGGGCTGTTCCTCTTATTCACAATTACTGTGGATAAGTGTGTGTGTAATAAAATGGTAACCGAAAAAAAGCCAATAAAGTCTTGAACTTCTCAACACCTGATTACTTTTTAAGCAATCGGGCAGACACCTCAGGAAAAGTGCCTTGCCTTGCGCTCTTCAAGGGTTTCAGCGACCTTATTTCGCAAGTAAACTGGTGCCGGAATCTGCTGTTCAAGCGCTTGAGCCTGATCGAGTTTCTTCAAGGCAAGCCGGCAAATTCCCGAGGCATGTGGTAGGAATTCGATCCATTCCCGACTCTTTTCCGCCAGCAGAGGATAGGTTTGCGCCACGTCCCCGACACCAATCTCCGAAGAAGATAAAGCCGCTGACGCCGATTCAGGAGACAGCAACCGAACCTCTTGGGCCTGCCAATCGTTCGATTGCGCATCGAAACACCCCTTCTGCACATAAACTTCATCCATTCTCGCATCCAGCAAAGCACACCACTCGATCGCCTCAGAACGCTCTTGAATACTCTTTGAGCGCTCTTCGAGTGCGCTGAAAGCCATCGCTTCAAGAGAGGAAACAGCAATCACCGGGCATTGCCAGCCAAGAGCCAACCCCTGAATCACTCCGGCAGCAATGCGAATGCCGGTAAAGGCTCCAGGCCCTTCACCGTAAGCCAAAGCCGTCAGCTGACCAGGGTCAAGCGCAGATTCAGCCAGGATTTCATCAACCATTTCCAACACCCTGTGCGCATGTTTCTGCGGCAGAATTTCGTGGCGAACATAAAGCCTGTCACCATCCAGAAGAGCAACCGAGCAGGCCGCCGTTGAGGTATCAATCCCTAAAATACGGGTTGTCATTGCCGTTTCTCTCCTTTCTTATTTCACTTTCTCGGATGACTTGTTCGTCAGCATTTTCAGAGCCAAATCGGCTTCATATACCCAGGGAAAATCCGGCAGACTGTCACGAATAACATTTCCGTATCCTTTGGTGGATAACCGGGGATCGCACAACATCAGCACGCCACTGTCGCCTAGATCGCGAATCAGACGACCAGCCCCCTTGTTTCATGGCAATTACCGCTTCAGGTAATTGAAAATGCACAAAACCGTTTAAACCTTTTTCCTTCAAATAGGCTTCCCGTGCCTGAACGATCGGATCGTCAGGAGGTGCGAAAGGGATTCGATCTATGACAACCAGCTTCAGAGCATCCCCTTTTACATCAACCCCTTCCCAGAAACTGCTGGTTCCAAGGAGAATCGCATGCTCACTCTCCTTGAAACGCTGTAAAAGACTCAATTTTGGTAGATCCCCCTGAACCAGCAATTTGCCTTTCCAGTGGGCATGAAGAATCGCTTTTGCTTCCTGCATTGCCTTATGGCTGGTAAACAGCATAAAGGCTCGCCCTTGCGCAGCCTTGAGAAGTGGCCAGGCCGCTCTCAAACAGATTTTGATGTAATCCGGATTACGCGGTTCCGGCAAGCCGATCGGATGATAGATCAATCCCTGAGTTTGATAGTCAAACGGGCTGGCCCAATTCACGGTCCTGGCATCGTCAAGCCCCAAACGTTTGGCGAAATAGTCGAATTGCCCGCGGACACTCAGGGTCGCCGAGGTAAACAACCAGGCTCCACCAATTTCTTCTCTCTGTCGACTGAAAGCCGCAGCGACGTTCAATGGGGTTAAAAACAAGCGAAAGCGGGCTTGGGAAGATTCGATCCAGCGCACATTATTTTCCGACTGGCTGTTGTGCCACTCTTTTAACTGTACGGTAAATTCTTTGCAGCGCTTGTGAACCGCACTCAATTGCTTTCCACGCTCCTCAACCGACTTCAAAGCATCGGTTACGGAATCCATGACTGCAAGCATGCGCTTGAACACCTTTTGAAAAGCCGTTTCGCTTTCCAGCTGCTTCCAGGTCCAGCGTTTTTCCCATTTACCGAGCGCTTGGTTCAGAGCCAGTAACTGATCGGCAATCTTATCCGCCAAATCGGACAATTGTTTGGATTCCGGTGCTTCCAGACTTTGTGCCT
Proteins encoded in this region:
- a CDS encoding acetyl-CoA carboxylase carboxyltransferase subunit alpha, with the protein product MKLDFLDFEQPIAELEAKIEELRHLDGEDMNLLQEISALEEKSRNLTKTIFSQLSDVQIARVSRHPQRPYALDYIAQIFTDFKELHGDRAFADDEAIVAGLARLEGQPVMVISQEKGRDTKEKIRRNFGMPRPEGYRKALRLMKMAERFGLPIVTFIDTPGAYPGINAEERGQSEAIARNLIEMAELKVPIICTVIGEGGSGGALAIGVGDVTMMLQYSTYSVISPEGCASILWKNAANAADAAEALGITATRLKSLGLVDEIIDEPLGGAHRNPEQTAKNVKNALIAQLNNLKQAPIEELVGNRYQRYMDYGNFEIQ
- a CDS encoding DUF481 domain-containing protein, giving the protein MQSNLTKLFLLTGMTALSFSVSAVETDLDYGLSGSGELGFTNNSGNTESTVLYAGLKGKYVQPVYEIRSLLEAHYQSEDSVQTQERYLLDVQGNRFYSRDRGYYSYIGARFEKSRFEFIDLDAVYSLGLGKDLFRTEQTKATGEVGIGYQVTDYSRSTTQRDTDQLIGRLKIDLDHQFNEISAFHQDITLITGYDQSKVESNTGLKFKLADQLKLSASYKYRYNSKPASGSKDVDTQTILTLIYDF
- the ycaO gene encoding 30S ribosomal protein S12 methylthiotransferase accessory factor YcaO, coding for MSELTYIKGKDECLESSIARMQSILQGLGFRINDKAHLNPVPYIHSLHIYDEHCPGLFTNGKGASEKATLASALGEFLERLSTNYFFSDYWLMEQQDEWLYYPQEKRFDEDDWRLCLTPGLWKLYDEQHELNWDDLLSFNDHSPFIRALPMLAESSGETVYFPMNLLSNLYASNGLSAGNTALEAQVQGLSEIFERWVKNTILQENLCLPEIPDSVLEQYPNVCEAIRALKEEGIDVSVRDASLGGRFPVVNVTLFEQRYGRCFASFGAHPMFEVALERTLTESLQGRKLGELDGFQLPVFDEEAVASAENLENHFIDSSGWIHARFISDRYDYEFTPWDFSGDTGQQWAALCRTVHELGYEVYSANYTQFGFETCRIIVPGMSEVYPADELLHSNQNQGRHLRRMLIELPEKQNFMQLVDWLDEVGYSDHQGIVSIIGLMPDPESFWAHLNVIQLKFWCCLAAVEQEDALDLGRDIGYFISAESQWFPVYQALVYALECAQEGEELHSGLAPLFGSDLSAKALKNLNGEEIFWSADLGEAIFTNSKRHQAMLEIYRSLKGHKESMLM
- a CDS encoding universal stress protein, whose protein sequence is MALYQQVLVAVDFSPSSIQAIMRARALIQNEASQLTLVHIVEAPTYPVLEDIAVTGMPGIWDDEITAEWVSRSEEKLAELARRYKADAFRTLEGYPATEILEYAEQSSADLIVMGYHGVTGWKRLIGSTTNAVMQQSKCDVLAVKTPA
- the tsaB gene encoding tRNA (adenosine(37)-N6)-threonylcarbamoyltransferase complex dimerization subunit type 1 TsaB; the encoded protein is MTTRILGIDTSTAACSVALLDGDRLYVRHEILPQKHAHRVLEMVDEILAESALDPGQLTALAYGEGPGAFTGIRIAAGVIQGLALGWQCPVIAVSSLEAMAFSALEERSKSIQERSEAIEWCALLDARMDEVYVQKGCFDAQSNDWQAQEVRLLSPESASAALSSSEIGVGDVAQTYPLLAEKSREWIEFLPHASGICRLALKKLDQAQALEQQIPAPVYLRNKVAETLEERKARHFS
- a CDS encoding ATP-dependent DNA helicase, coding for MQSAKKKKSGETLAESVRKALGAGGTLEKAISGYAPRDAQIDMALEIVDTIEQGATLLAEAGTGTGKTFAYLIPALLSGKKVILSTATKTLQEQLIQKDLPVLMKACSITAKARLFKGRDNYVCPQRLEIAETVEQHSREDWKKLANIREWVEDKTLIGDRSELDSVAEDDPIWRKVSARMEFCQSAECSADGGCFYPQAKQKAAEAQVLVVNHHLFCADLALREQGFGELLPEADVYVFDEAHQLPDIAAQFLGFSLSRSQLEELVRDIKQAQSLEAPESKQLSDLADKIADQLLALNQALGKWEKRWTWKQLESETAFQKVFKRMLAVMDSVTDALKSVEERGKQLSAVHKRCKEFTVQLKEWHNSQSENNVRWIESSQARFRLFLTPLNVAAAFSRQREEIGGAWLFTSATLSVRGQFDYFAKRLGLDDARTVNWASPFDYQTQGLIYHPIGLPEPRNPDYIKICLRAAWPLLKAAQGRAFMLFTSHKAMQEAKAILHAHWKGKLLVQGDLPKLSLLQRFKESEHAILLGTSSFWEGVDVKGDALKLVVIDRIPFAPPDDPIVQAREAYLKEKGLNGFVHFQLPEAVIAMKQGGWSSDSRSRRQWRADVVRSPVIHQRIRKCYS